The following proteins come from a genomic window of Spongiibacter tropicus DSM 19543:
- the metX gene encoding homoserine O-succinyltransferase MetX, with product MTQHPSQEPDSVGIVQPQTLHFDQPLVLSCGRSLPEHDVVYETYGELNAARSNAILICHALSGHHHAAGYHSEDERKPGWWDSCIGPGKPIDTNVFFVLSINNIGGCHGSTGPVSINPETGKPWGPDFPYLRCRDWVESQRLMMQHFGIEQWAAIIGGSLGGMQAMRWALEYPDATRHCVVIASAMKLSAQNIAFNEIARNAIMSDPEFHGGRYLEHNTLPRQGLSLARMIGHVTYLSDDGMKEKFGRDLKAGDLRVGAEGPVEFQVESYLRHQGSRFAETFDANTYLLMTKALDYYDLAREYDDDPVAAFSHAKCAFMVVSFTSDWRFAPSRSREIVDALVAAGKSVSYAEIEANHGHDAFLIPIPRYVSVFNAYMKRVAEGL from the coding sequence GTGACACAGCACCCATCTCAGGAGCCAGACAGCGTAGGCATTGTCCAGCCGCAAACGCTGCATTTCGATCAGCCGCTGGTACTGTCCTGCGGCCGCAGCCTGCCGGAACACGATGTGGTTTACGAGACCTACGGTGAACTGAACGCCGCGCGCAGCAATGCCATTCTGATCTGCCACGCACTGAGCGGCCACCATCATGCGGCGGGCTATCACAGCGAGGACGAGCGCAAACCCGGCTGGTGGGATTCCTGCATCGGCCCCGGCAAACCCATCGACACCAATGTGTTTTTCGTGCTCAGCATCAACAATATTGGCGGCTGCCACGGCTCCACCGGCCCCGTCAGCATCAACCCCGAAACCGGTAAGCCTTGGGGACCAGACTTCCCCTATCTGCGTTGTCGCGATTGGGTAGAAAGCCAGCGTTTGATGATGCAGCACTTCGGCATCGAACAATGGGCCGCCATTATCGGCGGCAGTCTGGGTGGCATGCAGGCCATGCGCTGGGCATTGGAATACCCGGACGCCACGCGCCATTGCGTCGTGATTGCCTCGGCCATGAAGCTGTCCGCGCAGAACATTGCCTTTAATGAGATCGCGCGCAACGCGATCATGTCAGACCCCGAGTTTCACGGCGGCCGCTATCTGGAGCACAACACCCTGCCGCGACAGGGGCTGTCGCTGGCGCGCATGATCGGCCACGTGACCTATCTGTCGGACGATGGCATGAAAGAGAAATTCGGCCGCGATCTGAAAGCCGGCGATCTCCGTGTCGGCGCCGAAGGGCCGGTGGAGTTTCAGGTGGAAAGCTATTTGCGCCATCAGGGCTCGCGATTTGCCGAAACCTTTGACGCCAATACCTATCTGCTGATGACCAAAGCGCTGGATTACTACGATCTGGCGCGCGAGTACGACGACGACCCGGTCGCCGCCTTCAGTCACGCCAAGTGCGCATTTATGGTGGTGTCGTTCACCTCGGACTGGCGCTTTGCTCCCAGCCGGTCGCGGGAAATTGTCGACGCGCTGGTCGCGGCCGGCAAATCGGTGAGCTACGCGGAGATCGAGGCGAACCACGGCCACGATGCCTTCCTTATTCCTATTCCGCGCTACGTATCGGTATTCAACGCGTATATGAAGCGTGTGGCGGAGGGCCTGTGA
- a CDS encoding DUF167 domain-containing protein translates to MTAFYRWQDNTLLLFCHIQPGASRDEFAGLHGERLKIRLRAAAVDGKANAALCTFLAKRFKVKKADIELSSGAQSRQKTLRIQTPGILPAELSISAAHSDKG, encoded by the coding sequence ATGACGGCGTTTTACCGCTGGCAGGACAATACGCTGCTGTTGTTCTGCCATATTCAACCCGGCGCCAGCCGGGATGAGTTTGCCGGCCTGCACGGCGAGCGACTGAAAATCCGGCTGCGCGCCGCCGCCGTTGACGGCAAGGCCAACGCCGCACTCTGCACCTTTCTCGCCAAGCGCTTCAAGGTAAAGAAAGCCGATATCGAACTCAGTTCGGGGGCGCAAAGTCGGCAAAAAACCCTTAGAATTCAAACACCCGGAATACTACCGGCAGAACTTTCCATTTCTGCTGCACACAGCGACAAGGGATAA
- a CDS encoding YggT family protein: protein MSAANDISYLLVNTAVGLALIVFLLRLILQLVRADFYNPICQTIVKISNPLVLPLRRVLPPLGRIDSASLLIAFAIQALGIVVLCRLLFGAIPNPAQILLWSAIGLVGAVVNFYFFAIIGSIILSWVAQGSYNPGAQLLYQVTEPVMAPFRKLVPPLGGLDLSPIFVFLLINVIEVLLRHMGASVGLHPALVIGL from the coding sequence ATGTCTGCCGCAAACGATATCTCCTATCTGCTGGTCAATACCGCTGTCGGGCTTGCCCTGATCGTGTTTCTGCTGCGCCTGATACTGCAACTGGTGCGCGCTGATTTTTACAATCCCATCTGCCAGACCATTGTTAAAATCAGCAACCCGCTGGTCTTGCCACTGCGCCGGGTACTGCCACCACTGGGCCGTATCGACAGCGCCTCACTGCTGATCGCCTTCGCCATTCAGGCACTGGGCATTGTCGTGCTGTGTCGACTGCTGTTCGGGGCGATTCCCAATCCGGCGCAGATTCTGCTGTGGTCAGCCATCGGCCTTGTGGGAGCGGTGGTCAACTTTTACTTCTTTGCCATCATCGGCAGCATCATTTTGAGCTGGGTCGCACAGGGCAGCTACAACCCCGGCGCGCAGCTCCTGTATCAAGTTACCGAACCCGTCATGGCGCCCTTTCGCAAGCTGGTCCCTCCGCTGGGAGGTCTGGACCTCTCCCCGATTTTTGTCTTCTTGCTGATTAACGTGATCGAAGTCCTGTTGCGGCATATGGGCGCATCCGTAGGCCTGCACCCCGCACTGGTGATCGGTCTGTAA
- the proC gene encoding pyrroline-5-carboxylate reductase, whose product MSTATIGFIGGGNMAASIIGGLLTSGVDARQLRAGDPSQESLDRLASLGPITTSQDNLDIIPGCDVLVMAVKPQLMKVVCAGIADTVQASKPLIISIAAGVTSDSLNQWLGGNLAIVRCMPNTPALLRCGATGLFANTAVSEIQRQQAQQILDAVGLALWVEQESELDAVTAVSGSGPAYFFLMMEAMQASGEALGLSPDVAKQLSQQTALGAARMALESDVDVAELRRRVTSPKGTTERAITIFEDGGFRALVQQALQGAADRADELGRELEGE is encoded by the coding sequence GTGAGCACAGCAACCATTGGATTTATCGGCGGCGGTAACATGGCGGCCAGCATTATCGGCGGCCTGTTGACCAGCGGCGTCGATGCCCGGCAACTGCGCGCCGGCGACCCGAGCCAGGAGAGCCTCGACCGCCTGGCTTCGCTCGGCCCGATTACCACCAGCCAGGATAACCTCGACATTATTCCGGGCTGCGATGTGCTCGTCATGGCGGTCAAACCCCAATTGATGAAAGTCGTCTGCGCGGGTATTGCCGATACTGTGCAGGCCAGCAAGCCGCTGATTATCAGTATTGCGGCGGGTGTGACCAGCGACAGCCTTAACCAGTGGTTGGGCGGCAATCTTGCCATTGTGCGCTGTATGCCCAACACCCCTGCGCTGTTGCGCTGTGGCGCTACCGGCCTGTTCGCGAACACCGCGGTCAGCGAGATCCAGCGCCAACAGGCACAGCAGATTCTCGACGCCGTGGGCCTGGCGCTGTGGGTGGAACAAGAAAGTGAACTGGACGCCGTCACCGCGGTCTCTGGCAGCGGTCCGGCCTATTTCTTTTTGATGATGGAAGCCATGCAGGCAAGCGGTGAAGCACTGGGGCTCAGCCCCGACGTTGCCAAGCAGCTCAGCCAGCAAACCGCGCTGGGCGCAGCCAGAATGGCACTGGAAAGCGACGTGGACGTGGCCGAACTGCGCCGCCGGGTGACCTCGCCGAAAGGCACCACGGAGCGCGCCATTACTATTTTTGAAGACGGCGGTTTCCGCGCGCTGGTGCAACAGGCACTGCAGGGTGCCGCGGACCGCGCCGACGAACTGGGCCGCGAACTCGAAGGGGAATAA
- a CDS encoding YggS family pyridoxal phosphate-dependent enzyme — translation MSSPQTITANIAALRQRIVQSASDAGRDPAEITLLAVSKTRSAEEVAVALDAGLTQIGENYLQEAVDKQAALQGRNACWHFIGPIQSNKTREIASHFDWVHSIDREKIARRLSEQRPEGKPPLKICLQVNISREDSKSGVLPEDALTLAKQITALPALQLRGLMAIPAVSDDPAEQRAAFAALRALRDTLQQALPDQTLDTLSMGMSGDMDAAIAEGSTLIRIGTALFGPRPAKAE, via the coding sequence ATGAGCTCGCCGCAGACCATTACCGCCAATATAGCAGCCCTTCGCCAACGCATCGTCCAATCTGCCAGTGACGCGGGGCGCGATCCAGCGGAAATTACCCTGCTGGCGGTAAGCAAAACCCGAAGTGCCGAGGAAGTCGCGGTGGCGCTGGATGCCGGACTGACGCAAATCGGCGAAAACTACCTGCAGGAAGCCGTCGACAAACAGGCCGCCCTGCAAGGCCGAAACGCCTGCTGGCACTTTATCGGTCCGATTCAATCCAACAAGACCCGCGAAATTGCCAGTCACTTCGACTGGGTACACAGTATCGATCGCGAAAAAATCGCCCGGCGCCTCAGCGAGCAGCGCCCCGAGGGAAAGCCGCCACTGAAAATCTGCCTGCAGGTGAATATCAGTCGCGAGGACAGCAAGTCCGGCGTGCTTCCCGAGGACGCCCTGACACTGGCCAAACAGATTACCGCCTTGCCCGCGCTACAACTGCGCGGACTGATGGCCATTCCCGCCGTCAGCGATGACCCTGCCGAGCAGCGAGCCGCCTTTGCCGCGCTGCGTGCTCTGCGCGATACACTGCAACAGGCATTGCCCGATCAAACACTCGACACCCTGTCGATGGGCATGTCAGGCGATATGGATGCCGCCATTGCCGAAGGCAGCACCTTGATCCGCATCGGTACCGCGCTATTTGGGCCGCGTCCGGCCAAAGCGGAGTAA
- a CDS encoding type IV pilus twitching motility protein PilT has product MDITELLAFSAKQNASDLHLSAGLPPMIWVDGDVRRINVPAMDHREVHRLIYEIMNDRQRRDYEEFLETDFSFEVPGVARFRVNAFNQNRGAGAVFRTIPSRVLTLEDLGMGKVFTDVSMLPRGLVLVTGPTGSGKSTTLAAMIDYINDNKFDHILTIEDPIEFVHESKKCLVNQREVHRDTHGFNEALRSALREDPDIILVGELRDLETIRLALTAAETGHLVFGTLHTTSAAKTIDRVVDVFPGEEKSMVRSMLSESLQAVISQTLLKKPEGGRVAAHEIMIGTPAIRNLIREDKVAQMYSAIQSGANVGMQTMDQCLKDLLAKRQITRDAARLKARFPENF; this is encoded by the coding sequence ATGGATATTACCGAATTGCTGGCCTTCAGTGCCAAGCAAAACGCCTCTGACCTGCATTTGTCTGCCGGCCTGCCGCCGATGATCTGGGTCGATGGTGATGTGCGCCGAATCAATGTTCCCGCCATGGACCACCGGGAAGTTCATCGCTTGATATACGAGATCATGAACGACCGTCAGCGCCGGGATTACGAGGAGTTTCTGGAAACGGATTTCTCCTTCGAGGTGCCGGGCGTGGCCCGCTTCCGGGTCAATGCCTTTAACCAGAACCGCGGCGCCGGTGCGGTGTTCCGGACCATTCCCTCGCGCGTGCTGACCCTCGAAGACCTGGGCATGGGCAAGGTGTTTACCGATGTCTCCATGCTGCCCAGAGGTCTGGTGCTGGTCACCGGTCCGACGGGGTCCGGTAAGTCCACCACGCTGGCGGCGATGATCGACTACATCAACGACAATAAATTCGACCATATCCTCACGATCGAAGATCCCATCGAATTTGTGCACGAATCCAAAAAATGTCTCGTAAACCAGCGCGAAGTGCACCGCGATACCCACGGCTTTAATGAAGCGCTGCGCTCGGCGCTGCGGGAAGACCCCGATATTATTCTGGTGGGCGAGCTGCGGGATTTGGAAACCATCCGTCTGGCATTAACCGCCGCGGAAACCGGGCATCTGGTGTTTGGTACCTTGCACACCACCTCGGCCGCCAAGACCATCGACCGGGTGGTGGACGTGTTCCCCGGTGAGGAAAAATCCATGGTGCGCTCCATGTTGTCGGAGTCGCTGCAGGCGGTCATTTCCCAGACCCTGTTGAAAAAGCCCGAAGGCGGCCGGGTGGCTGCCCACGAAATTATGATTGGCACCCCGGCGATCCGAAACCTGATTCGCGAAGACAAAGTCGCACAGATGTATTCGGCGATTCAGTCGGGCGCCAATGTCGGCATGCAGACCATGGATCAGTGTCTGAAAGACCTGCTGGCCAAGCGCCAGATTACCCGCGATGCCGCCCGCCTGAAGGCGCGGTTCCCGGAGAACTTTTAA
- a CDS encoding PilT/PilU family type 4a pilus ATPase: MEIEKLLRLMQEKGASDLFISAGVPPSVKLNGQLIPVSSNALSPEQARETVMGVMNEQQRREFVRDHECNFAISARGVGRFRVSAFYQRNLVGMVLRRIETQIPTTDDLGLPDIIKDLSMTKRGLIIFVGATGTGKSTSLASMIGHRNENSRGHIITVEDPIEFVHQHKGCIITQREVGIDTESFEVALKNMLRQAPDVIMIGEVRTRETMEHAITFAETGHLCLCTLHANNANQALDRILHFFPPERHTQLWMDLSLNLKAMVAQQLIPTRDGQGRRACVEILLNTPLAADLIRKGDVAALKDLMRQSNEQGMQTFDQALYELYSTGEITYQDAIAHADSANDLRLLIKLGADNNVGQMKEAAGRLSMEDIDQKPRGGGGGTRGR; this comes from the coding sequence TTGGAAATTGAAAAACTGCTGCGTCTGATGCAGGAAAAAGGCGCGTCGGATCTGTTTATTTCGGCGGGGGTCCCGCCGTCAGTGAAGTTGAACGGCCAGTTGATTCCGGTGAGCAGTAATGCGCTGAGCCCCGAACAGGCGCGGGAAACTGTGATGGGCGTGATGAACGAGCAGCAGCGCCGCGAGTTTGTGCGCGATCACGAGTGCAACTTCGCGATCAGCGCAAGAGGGGTCGGTCGCTTCCGGGTCAGCGCTTTTTATCAGCGCAATCTGGTCGGCATGGTGCTGCGCCGTATCGAAACGCAGATTCCCACTACGGATGACCTCGGTCTGCCGGATATCATCAAAGATCTGTCGATGACCAAGCGCGGGCTGATTATTTTTGTCGGGGCGACGGGAACGGGTAAGTCAACCTCGCTGGCGTCGATGATCGGGCACCGCAACGAGAACAGTCGCGGCCACATTATCACCGTGGAAGATCCCATCGAATTTGTGCACCAGCACAAAGGGTGCATCATTACTCAGCGGGAAGTGGGCATTGATACCGAGTCTTTCGAAGTGGCGTTGAAGAACATGCTGCGGCAGGCGCCGGATGTGATCATGATCGGCGAGGTGCGTACCCGCGAAACCATGGAACATGCCATTACCTTCGCTGAAACGGGGCACCTCTGTCTGTGTACGCTTCACGCCAACAATGCCAACCAGGCGCTGGATCGCATTCTGCACTTCTTCCCGCCGGAGCGGCATACTCAATTGTGGATGGATCTGTCGCTCAACCTCAAAGCCATGGTGGCGCAGCAGTTGATTCCGACCCGCGACGGGCAGGGGCGTCGCGCCTGTGTGGAAATTCTGCTGAATACGCCGCTGGCGGCTGATCTGATTCGCAAAGGTGACGTGGCGGCGCTGAAAGACTTGATGCGTCAGTCCAACGAGCAGGGAATGCAGACCTTCGATCAGGCGCTCTACGAACTCTACAGTACCGGCGAGATTACCTATCAGGACGCCATTGCCCACGCCGACTCGGCCAACGATTTGCGCCTGCTGATCAAGCTGGGTGCCGACAACAATGTGGGGCAGATGAAAGAGGCCGCAGGGCGACTGAGCATGGAAGACATCGATCAGAAACCGCGCGGTGGCGGTGGTGGCACGCGAGGGCGCTGA
- the ruvX gene encoding Holliday junction resolvase RuvX — translation MPAAHYLLAFDYGLKWIGCAVGQSLTGSASPLSALRAKDGTPRWEEIEALLNEWQPQQVLIGLPLNMDGSESEMCARARKFGNRIHGRFGVAVSFADERLSSFEAKGELLEQGGGDFKERGVDSLSAVLILESWLRENG, via the coding sequence ATGCCCGCCGCTCATTACTTGCTCGCCTTTGACTACGGCCTGAAATGGATAGGCTGCGCGGTGGGGCAGAGCCTGACGGGTAGCGCCAGCCCCCTGTCTGCACTGCGCGCCAAAGACGGCACGCCCCGCTGGGAAGAAATAGAAGCGCTGCTGAACGAATGGCAGCCGCAGCAGGTGCTGATCGGCCTGCCATTGAATATGGACGGCAGTGAGTCAGAAATGTGTGCCCGTGCCCGCAAATTCGGCAACCGCATTCACGGTCGCTTCGGTGTGGCCGTCAGCTTTGCCGACGAGCGCCTGTCCAGCTTTGAAGCCAAAGGCGAACTGCTGGAACAGGGCGGCGGCGACTTCAAAGAGCGCGGCGTCGACAGCCTCAGTGCCGTCCTGATCCTCGAGAGCTGGCTGCGAGAAAACGGCTGA
- a CDS encoding YqgE/AlgH family protein — protein MPERAFPSLKHHFLVSLPSLSEGIFAHSLCYLCEHDEQGAMGLIVNHPLDMDVSEILEQLELDNRAAIPEEAIYAGGPVHTDRGFVLHRRDTQSWEASLLVNNDMAVTTSLDILEAIAEQRGPKEHLIALGYAGWGPGQLEEELADNAWLSLPADPKILFEIPAEERIDAALAILGINFAQLGSDSGHA, from the coding sequence ATGCCAGAACGCGCATTTCCCTCACTGAAACACCACTTCCTGGTCTCCCTGCCCAGTCTCAGTGAAGGAATTTTTGCGCACAGCCTCTGCTATCTGTGTGAGCACGATGAACAAGGCGCGATGGGACTGATCGTCAACCATCCGCTGGACATGGACGTTAGCGAGATACTTGAGCAGCTGGAACTCGACAATCGGGCAGCCATTCCCGAAGAAGCCATTTATGCGGGCGGGCCGGTTCACACCGACCGCGGCTTTGTACTGCATCGCCGAGATACACAAAGCTGGGAAGCGAGCCTGCTGGTCAACAACGATATGGCGGTGACGACCTCCCTGGATATTCTCGAAGCCATCGCCGAACAACGCGGCCCCAAAGAACACTTGATCGCTCTCGGGTATGCGGGATGGGGGCCGGGGCAACTGGAGGAAGAGCTCGCCGACAACGCCTGGCTGAGCCTGCCCGCCGACCCCAAAATTCTGTTTGAGATTCCCGCCGAAGAGCGGATCGACGCCGCCCTGGCAATACTGGGTATCAACTTCGCCCAGCTTGGCTCAGACAGCGGACACGCCTGA
- a CDS encoding energy transducer TonB — protein MSAVLPPNADAPNPERFGFIICFAAALHAAVILGITFSVGDIDVKLPSLEVTLAQYQSKNAPDNADYIAQYDQQGSGTLEEKAELSSRVESAFHDNTAPTEQVLKQARASQASNARPVLSTQSDSSQQLAFNNSAESRPEQRLNGSDDVDALSNNIAALEAQLDTLNQAYASMPRPKFITSVATRGSPDALYLDRWEAHVEQVGNLHYPAEARRLGLVGELRLLLMLHPDGRIDEVRIMRSSGHPELDRAANRIVRLAAPYEAIPDDVLDGKNRLGIVRTWRFERDALRASGR, from the coding sequence ATGAGTGCTGTATTGCCGCCCAACGCCGATGCACCCAACCCTGAGCGCTTCGGTTTCATCATCTGCTTTGCGGCGGCATTGCATGCGGCGGTGATCCTCGGCATCACCTTCAGCGTGGGCGACATCGACGTTAAACTGCCCAGCCTTGAAGTGACCCTCGCGCAATACCAGAGCAAAAATGCGCCGGATAACGCCGATTACATTGCGCAGTACGACCAACAGGGCAGCGGCACGCTGGAGGAGAAAGCGGAGCTGAGCAGCCGGGTAGAAAGCGCTTTTCATGACAATACGGCGCCCACTGAGCAGGTCCTCAAACAGGCTCGAGCCAGCCAGGCCAGCAATGCACGTCCCGTACTGAGCACCCAGAGCGACAGCAGCCAGCAGCTTGCGTTCAATAACAGCGCAGAATCCCGCCCCGAACAGCGCCTCAACGGCAGCGACGACGTGGATGCCCTGAGTAACAACATCGCGGCACTGGAAGCCCAGCTCGATACGCTCAATCAGGCTTATGCCAGTATGCCTCGCCCCAAATTCATCACCTCGGTGGCCACCCGCGGCTCGCCGGATGCACTTTATCTCGACCGCTGGGAAGCCCACGTAGAGCAGGTCGGCAACCTCCACTATCCCGCCGAAGCGCGGCGGCTTGGTCTGGTGGGCGAGTTGCGTCTGCTACTGATGCTTCATCCCGATGGCCGCATCGACGAAGTGCGCATTATGCGCAGCTCCGGCCACCCGGAACTGGACCGGGCCGCCAATCGTATTGTGCGCCTTGCTGCACCCTACGAGGCGATTCCAGACGACGTGCTGGATGGCAAGAATCGCCTTGGCATCGTGCGCACCTGGCGCTTTGAGCGCGATGCCCTGCGCGCCAGTGGCCGCTAG
- the gshB gene encoding glutathione synthase — MTIRLGVVMDPIEQINYKKDSTLAMLWAAGDRGWHIDYMTLPDLYLDAGKARARVRQVTAFRDPENFYELGEERDIDMGELDVVLMRKDPPFDNEFLYATHILDQAQRQGAWVVNRPQSLRDCNEKLFALQFPQCIPTLIVSRDPVRLRAFHREHQDVVMKPLDGMGGSSIFRLRPDDANVSVIIETLTNHGQTTIMAQKYLPEIVDGDKRILLIDGEPVDYCLARVPAVGESRGNLAAGGTGRAQPLTDRDRWIAEQVGPVAREKGLMFVGLDVIGDSLTEINVTSPTCIREIDTQFGTDIAGSLMDAIARKLPEMPYRQ, encoded by the coding sequence ATGACAATTCGGCTAGGCGTGGTCATGGACCCCATCGAGCAGATCAACTACAAAAAGGACTCCACCCTCGCCATGCTGTGGGCGGCCGGAGACCGGGGCTGGCATATCGATTATATGACCCTGCCCGACCTTTATCTGGATGCCGGTAAAGCCCGCGCTCGCGTTCGTCAGGTGACCGCCTTCCGCGACCCGGAAAACTTCTACGAACTGGGCGAAGAGCGCGATATCGACATGGGGGAGCTCGATGTCGTGCTGATGCGCAAAGACCCGCCGTTCGACAATGAGTTTCTCTACGCCACCCATATTCTCGATCAGGCACAGCGTCAGGGCGCCTGGGTGGTCAACCGGCCACAGTCCCTGCGCGACTGCAACGAAAAGCTGTTTGCACTGCAGTTTCCCCAGTGCATTCCTACGCTGATTGTCAGCCGGGACCCGGTGCGCCTGCGCGCCTTCCACCGCGAACATCAAGACGTCGTGATGAAACCGCTGGACGGCATGGGCGGCAGCTCCATTTTCCGACTTCGCCCCGACGACGCCAATGTCTCGGTAATTATCGAAACCCTGACCAACCACGGCCAGACCACGATCATGGCGCAGAAATACCTGCCGGAAATTGTCGATGGCGACAAACGCATTCTGCTGATCGATGGTGAACCGGTAGATTACTGTCTGGCACGGGTACCTGCCGTGGGCGAAAGCCGGGGCAACCTGGCCGCCGGAGGGACGGGGCGCGCGCAGCCACTCACCGACCGGGACCGCTGGATTGCCGAGCAGGTCGGTCCGGTCGCCAGGGAAAAGGGCCTGATGTTTGTCGGCCTGGATGTCATCGGGGACTCGCTGACGGAAATCAACGTCACCAGTCCGACTTGCATCCGTGAAATCGACACCCAGTTTGGCACCGATATTGCCGGCTCGCTGATGGATGCCATCGCCCGCAAGTTACCCGAGATGCCCTACCGCCAATGA
- the pilG gene encoding twitching motility response regulator PilG, with translation MDVNFSDLKVMIIDDSKTIRRTTETLLAKAGCTVVTAIDGFDALAKIADSKPDIIFVDIMMPRLDGYQTCALIKNNSEFKDTPVIMLSSKDGLFDKAKGRIVGSDQYLTKPFSKNELLEAIQTHVAVEE, from the coding sequence ATGGACGTCAATTTTTCAGACCTAAAGGTCATGATCATCGATGACAGTAAGACGATTCGGCGCACAACAGAAACGCTGTTGGCCAAAGCCGGGTGCACGGTAGTCACCGCCATCGATGGTTTCGATGCCCTGGCCAAGATCGCCGACAGTAAGCCGGACATCATTTTTGTCGATATTATGATGCCGCGTCTGGACGGTTATCAGACCTGTGCACTGATCAAAAACAACAGTGAATTCAAAGACACACCGGTGATCATGCTGTCCAGTAAGGACGGCTTGTTCGATAAAGCGAAAGGCCGTATCGTTGGCTCCGACCAGTATCTGACCAAGCCCTTCAGCAAGAACGAACTGCTGGAAGCGATTCAGACACACGTCGCGGTAGAAGAATAA
- the pilH gene encoding twitching motility response regulator PilH, with product MPRVLIVDDSPTEIVKLRQILSKHGYDVLTADSGEQGMEMVRAEHPDVVLMDIVMPGLNGFQATRQLSRDPATSAVPVIIVTTKDQETDRLWGQRQGAKGYLTKPVDGKLLIKTIESVLN from the coding sequence ATGCCACGAGTACTGATCGTCGATGATTCACCCACGGAGATCGTTAAACTCCGTCAGATCTTAAGCAAGCACGGCTACGATGTGCTGACCGCCGACAGTGGCGAGCAGGGCATGGAAATGGTGCGTGCCGAGCACCCGGATGTGGTGTTGATGGATATTGTGATGCCGGGCCTGAACGGTTTTCAGGCGACCCGCCAACTCAGTCGCGATCCCGCCACCAGCGCGGTGCCGGTCATTATCGTGACTACCAAGGATCAGGAAACGGACCGCCTGTGGGGACAACGTCAAGGCGCCAAGGGTTACCTGACCAAGCCGGTAGACGGTAAGCTGCTGATCAAAACCATCGAATCTGTTCTTAACTGA
- a CDS encoding chemotaxis protein CheW, with translation MSAADPAFQYLVDLARRSRRDAGELSVSKESSESLWSGIGFAVGNQYCVVPMGEIAEVMSEPPTTRLPGVKSWIKGVANVRGRLLPLMDLSAFLDNSVTGARHQRRVMVLERGDIYIGLVVDDVFGMQHFQTDAYSETADVPDALQRFVGGSYRQGSRQWALFRPHKLMEVRDFYDVAI, from the coding sequence ATGTCGGCAGCCGATCCCGCATTTCAGTATCTGGTTGATCTCGCCAGACGCAGCCGCCGCGATGCCGGTGAGCTGTCCGTGTCAAAAGAAAGCAGCGAATCCCTGTGGAGCGGTATAGGTTTTGCTGTAGGAAATCAGTACTGCGTTGTGCCGATGGGTGAAATCGCGGAAGTGATGAGCGAGCCGCCCACCACGCGCTTGCCGGGCGTAAAAAGCTGGATCAAGGGCGTCGCTAACGTGCGGGGTCGCTTACTGCCGTTGATGGACCTGTCGGCCTTTCTCGACAACAGTGTTACCGGTGCCCGTCATCAGCGACGGGTGATGGTGTTAGAGCGCGGCGATATCTACATTGGTCTGGTGGTGGATGACGTTTTCGGTATGCAGCATTTTCAAACGGATGCCTATTCTGAAACCGCCGACGTGCCGGACGCCTTGCAGCGTTTTGTCGGCGGCAGCTATCGGCAGGGCAGCCGACAGTGGGCACTGTTTCGTCCACATAAACTGATGGAAGTCAGAGATTTTTACGATGTCGCGATATAA